The nucleotide window GCAAAGTCCCCAACCAAAAATGAGAAATCCCCGTGTGCCGCAAAAGCAGAGACGCCGAGGGGTCGGGGACCCCTCGGCGTCTACTACGGAACCTGACTACTCAGCGCGGAAAGACCACGCCCGAACGACCGCTGTACGGATGCCGCGTGCCGTCCCGCAGATAGCCGGTGTTGGGGGCGTCCAGCCACACGATGTACGGCGTGCCCTTCTTGAGCCCGGTGATCGTGGCGGTGACCGTGCAGCTGGTCGCGGGCGGGACGCTCTGCCAGGTGTAGTCCGGCTGGTTGCCGCCCCTCAGCGGCTGCTTGACGGCGGTGACCCGGTAGTCGGACATGTACTGCCGCGGCCAGGTCACGGTCAGGCTGCCGGCGCCGGGCACCACCTCGAGCGGGATCAGCGCCTGGCCCTCCCGGACCATCCGGTTGTCCTTGGTGCACTGCGGGTCGACCGGCAGGAACGAAACGGGCGGCAGCGCGGGCGGCCGCGTTCCGGTGAACGACGGCTTCGGGCTCGGCGTGGCACTGCCCGAGGCGACGACCATCCAGGTCTGGCCGGGCGTCGGCGTCGCGGACACCGCCTGCGTGCCGGCCGAGCCCATGCCGAGCAGGCCGCACCCGCCGAGCGCGACCGGCAGTGCCAGCAACGGGAGCAGGGCCTTCTTGTACCGCATGCACCCAGTTTCGGCCCCGATCGGGCCGGGCTTAGCGGTCTGACAGATGGCGCGCAAGGCATTGACTGTTAAGAATATGTGTACTTTATTAACAGATACCCAAGTGCATCCCCGGCACGGAGGTATCCCCATGCACACGAAGTGGATCGCGGCCGCCACGGTCGCCGCCACCGCCCTGCTCCAGCTGCCGGCCGGGTCCCCGGCCCTGGCAGCCACCGTCTGCAACCGGTACTGCGACGGCCGCGACCCCGCGCTCTCCCCCGGCGACCGCGTCGCGACCAGCGCCATCCTGTACGGCCGTACGTTCAAGGTCCACGTCAACGACGCCGACGCGATGATCTGGGCGACCGTGGAGAACGGCCGGCCCGGCGACGAGGTGTGGCTGGACCGCTCCTTCGACGGCGGTCGCACCTGGCAGGGCGACAGCCGGATCGGCTTCACCGTCGTTCCCGCCGGCGCTGGCGGCTGGCGCACCGCCATGTTCAACGTCGACGACTGGGGCGCCCTCGGCGTCGGCGTGCTGCGCGCCTGCGGCAAGGCCGGCGACCGCCCCGAGCTCACCTGCACCGGCTGGGCGCGGAGCACCTGGAACGCCTGGGACCGGCGCACGGCCGCGGCGACCGCGCTGATGATGCGCTTCGACCGGGGCACCGGGCTGTTCGACACCAACGGCTGGTGGACCGGCGCCAACGCGCTCACCGCGCTGATCGACAACAGCCGGATCAGCGGCATGCACAGCTACGACTACGCGATCGCCGCGACGTACGACAAGCAGATCAACGCCGCGCGGGGGCAGTTCCGCAACGAGTACCTCGACGACACCGGCTGGTGGGGGCTGGCCTGGGTGGCCGCGTACGACCGGACCGGCGACAGCCGCTACCTGAACACCGCCCGGGCCGACGCGGACCACATGTTCGCTTACTGGGACACCCGCTGCGGCGGCGGCATCTACTGGCGCACCGACCGGACCGTGAAGAACGCCATCTCCAACAGCCTCTACATCCAGCTCAACGCGGCCCTGTCCCAGCGGATCGCCGGCGACTCCGTCTACCGCGGGCGCGCACAGGCCGGCTGGGCCTGGTTCCAGAGCACCGGGATGATCAACAGCTCGAACCTGGTGAACGACGGCGTCAACCTCGGCACCTGCCGCAACAACGGCGACGTCACCTGGACCTACAACCAGGGCGTGCTGATCAACGCGCTGGTCCAGCTCAACCGGCTGACCGGGGACGCGAACGCCCTAGCGGTCGCCCGCCGGGTCGCCGACGCGGCCACCACGAGCACCTACCTCAACAGCGGCGGCATCCTGCGCGAACCCAACGAGCCCGACCAGTGCTCCGGTGACGGCGTCTCGTTCAAGGGCGCGTTCGTCCGCGGGCTCGGCGTGCTGAACGCCGCGGTCGGCCGGCCGTACGACACCTACCTGCGGCGACAGGCCGATTCCGCGTACGCCAGGGACCGGACCGGCTTCGACGCGTACGGCAGCCACTGGGCCGGGCCGTACGTCAGCACGAACCACTCCTGCCAGCACAGCGCGCTGGATCTGCTGAACGCGGCGCCTTAGCTCAGGCGCGCAGTGCGGCCAGTACGGCGGCGCCGAGCTTCTCCAGGTAGTCGTCGTCGATGGGGGTCCGGGCGACCGCGAGCCGCCAGTACAGCGGCCCGAGCATCAGATCGACGGCCAGGTCGGGGTCGGTGCCCGCGGGCAGTTCGCCGCGGGCGACGGCCTGGCCGACTATCTTCTCGCCGACGGCCTGCTGATGGGTGCGCAGCGCACCCTGCAACGTCTCGGCGATCTTCGGGTTGCGTGCCGCCTCGGCCATCAGGTCGGGGATGATCTGCGACGCGATGCGGTGCCCGAGCGCCTTGCTGACGATGAACATCAGCAGTTGCAGATCGCCCGCGAAGCTTCCGGTATCGGGCATGGGCACGCTACGCTCCGCTACCGCGGACACTATCTCGAGTACCATTTCGAGCTTGTTGCTCCACCGGCGGTAGATTGCCGTCTTGCCGACACCCGCGCGGCGGGCAACTGCCTCGATGGAGAGCCGTCCGTAGCCGACCTCGGCCAGCTCGTTCATGACCGCATTCCGAATGGCCGCGGTGATGTCCCCGCGGAGCACCGCCGCTCCGGCGGGTGCACGTTTCGCTGTTGCCACGGTCTCACTATACGCGAGGACGCAACGGTTGCGTTCCGGCGCCCGGTCGGATAGTTTCGGGCCAGCGTCGATACGAACCCGTTCCATCGCGCACACTTGTACCTGTGTCCCCGGACGATTCAACCAGGTCCTCGGCCCCCATCGGACCGACAAGATCGGAGCGCCACCCCATGCCCCCTACGGCGGTCGCCGATTCCGACACCGGCCTCGCGCTCAAGGAGCTGGCCCGCACGCACGGCCTGAGCGCCGCCGGCAAGCTGCCCAGCCTGCGCGACTACTCGCGGCAGCTCTGGTCATACCGGCACTTCATCGCGTCGTACGCGAACGCCAAGGTCAGCTCGTCGCTGGGCCGCACCAAACTCGGCGCCTTCTGGCAGGTGCTGACGCCGCTGATCAACGCGGCCGTGTACTACGTGATCTTCGGTGTGCTCCTGAACACCCAGCGGGGCGTCGACAACTTCGTCGCGTACCTCTGCATCGGTGTCTTCGTCTTCGGTTTCACCCAGTCGGTGGTGCAGTCCGGCATCCAGTCGATCAGCTCCAACATGGGCCTGATCCGGGCACTGCACTTCCCGCGGGCCAGCCTGCCGCTCGCCATCACCATGGTCGAGATTCGCAACATGTTCGCCTCGATGGCGGTCCTCATGGTCATCGTGCTGGCCTTCGGCGAGCCGATCACCTGGGAGTGGCTGCTGATCATCCCGGCCTTCGTGCTTCAGTCGATCTTCAACGCGGGCCTGGCCATGGGTACGGCCCGGCTGGGCTCCAAGGTCGCCGACTTCAAGCAGCTGGTGCCGTTCATCATGCGGATCTGGCTGTACGGCTCGGCCGTGCTCTACCCGGTGACCCAGTTCTCCGATCACCTGAGCGGCTGGAAGCTGTACCTGGTCGAGGCCAACCCGCTGCTGATCTTCATCGAGCTGATGCGGCACGCGCTGATGGAGGACGTCACGCTGGCGGCCTCGGCCCCGGTGCTCTGGCTCCAGGCGATCGGCTGGACCGCGCTGGTCGGACTCGGCGGTTATGTCTACTTCTGGCGCGGAGAGAAGGGTTACGGCCGTGGCTGACAACTCCAGCACCGACCGGCGCGAACCGACGGTCATCGTCGACGACGCACACGTGGTCTACCGGGTGCACCAGGCCGCCACGGCCGGCACCGGCAGCCCGCTGGCGAGCTTCAAGCGGCTCGTCACCGGCACCAAGCCGGCCACGCTGCGCGAGGTGCACGCGATCAAGGGCGTCAGCTTCGTCGCGTACAAGGGCGAGGCCGTCGGCCTGATCGGCACCAACGGCTCCGGCAAGTCAACCCTGCTGCGCGCGATCGCCGGGCTGCTCCCGGTCGAGCGGGGCGCGATCTACGCGGCCGGCCAGCCGTCGCTGCTCGGCGTCAACGCGGCCCTGATGAACGACCTGCCGGGCGAGCGCAACGTCGTGCTCGGCTGCCTGGCGATGGGCATGTCACCGGCCGACGTGAAGTCCCAGGTGAAGGACATCATCGAGTTCTCCGGGATCAACGAGCGCGGCGACTTCAGCTCGCTGCCGATGCGCACCTACTCCTCCGGCATGTCGGCGCGGCTGCGGTTCTCGATCGCGGCGGCGAAGAAGCACGACGTGCTGCTCATCGACGAGGCGCTGGCCACCGGTGACGCGAAGTTCCGCCGGCGCAGCGAGCAGCGGGTCCGCGACCTGCGGGCCGAGGCCGGCACGGTCTTCCTGGTCAGCCACAGCGAGCAGTCGATCCGGGACACCTGCGAGCGCAGCATCTGGCTCGAGTCGGGGCTGATCCGGGCGGACGGCCCGACCGAGGACGTGCTGAAGGAGTACGAGGCCTACGTCAAGCGGTAGGCCCCGCACCCTGTCAGCTAGCGCATCGAGAGATGCACGTGGTTCGTGTGATCACTCGAGGGGTCGCCGTTACCCCTCGAGTACGCCTTCCAGCCGCTGCTGGGCAGCCAGATCCGCTTGAACCAGATCACGTAGAGCACGCCCAGCGCGCTGGCGTTGTTGATGAAGTAGTTCGCCAGCCGGTTGCCGTACGTCCTGCTGCTGCCCGAGGCGACGCCTCCGAAGCCGTTCTTGTCGGCGGCGAAGTCGCAGGCCCGGCCCTTCGGATGCTCACCGCTGTTCTGCGTGCGGAAGCACGCGACGAAGTGGGTGAAGCCGTCCTTCTGCGCCTCCTTCATCGCGTGCAGGGTGCGCGCCGTGATGCAGCCGGACGTGGTCGGGTCGTTGACGCTGCATGACTGGTTCGGCAGCG belongs to Amorphoplanes digitatis and includes:
- a CDS encoding ABC transporter ATP-binding protein; translation: MSTSGAERRVTAVADNSSTDRREPTVIVDDAHVVYRVHQAATAGTGSPLASFKRLVTGTKPATLREVHAIKGVSFVAYKGEAVGLIGTNGSGKSTLLRAIAGLLPVERGAIYAAGQPSLLGVNAALMNDLPGERNVVLGCLAMGMSPADVKSQVKDIIEFSGINERGDFSSLPMRTYSSGMSARLRFSIAAAKKHDVLLIDEALATGDAKFRRRSEQRVRDLRAEAGTVFLVSHSEQSIRDTCERSIWLESGLIRADGPTEDVLKEYEAYVKR
- a CDS encoding TetR/AcrR family transcriptional regulator, which produces MLRGDITAAIRNAVMNELAEVGYGRLSIEAVARRAGVGKTAIYRRWSNKLEMVLEIVSAVAERSVPMPDTGSFAGDLQLLMFIVSKALGHRIASQIIPDLMAEAARNPKIAETLQGALRTHQQAVGEKIVGQAVARGELPAGTDPDLAVDLMLGPLYWRLAVARTPIDDDYLEKLGAAVLAALRA
- a CDS encoding ABC transporter permease, whose product is MPPTAVADSDTGLALKELARTHGLSAAGKLPSLRDYSRQLWSYRHFIASYANAKVSSSLGRTKLGAFWQVLTPLINAAVYYVIFGVLLNTQRGVDNFVAYLCIGVFVFGFTQSVVQSGIQSISSNMGLIRALHFPRASLPLAITMVEIRNMFASMAVLMVIVLAFGEPITWEWLLIIPAFVLQSIFNAGLAMGTARLGSKVADFKQLVPFIMRIWLYGSAVLYPVTQFSDHLSGWKLYLVEANPLLIFIELMRHALMEDVTLAASAPVLWLQAIGWTALVGLGGYVYFWRGEKGYGRG
- a CDS encoding glycoside hydrolase family 76 protein gives rise to the protein MHTKWIAAATVAATALLQLPAGSPALAATVCNRYCDGRDPALSPGDRVATSAILYGRTFKVHVNDADAMIWATVENGRPGDEVWLDRSFDGGRTWQGDSRIGFTVVPAGAGGWRTAMFNVDDWGALGVGVLRACGKAGDRPELTCTGWARSTWNAWDRRTAAATALMMRFDRGTGLFDTNGWWTGANALTALIDNSRISGMHSYDYAIAATYDKQINAARGQFRNEYLDDTGWWGLAWVAAYDRTGDSRYLNTARADADHMFAYWDTRCGGGIYWRTDRTVKNAISNSLYIQLNAALSQRIAGDSVYRGRAQAGWAWFQSTGMINSSNLVNDGVNLGTCRNNGDVTWTYNQGVLINALVQLNRLTGDANALAVARRVADAATTSTYLNSGGILREPNEPDQCSGDGVSFKGAFVRGLGVLNAAVGRPYDTYLRRQADSAYARDRTGFDAYGSHWAGPYVSTNHSCQHSALDLLNAAP